The following nucleotide sequence is from Cucumis melo cultivar AY chromosome 1, USDA_Cmelo_AY_1.0, whole genome shotgun sequence.
AGATTTGTTTATCTTTATCATTGAATGCTAAAGTTAAATTCTTCCAGTCCAAAACTGTAACTCCCAATAAGTAAATCCACTGCATACCGAGTATGATGTCTACTCTACCCAATTCTAAAGGCAGAAAGTCCTCCTTGATAGTCCATTCCTTCATTTGTACTTCCAAGGATTCACAAATTCCCTTCCCTTGGATAGTTGTTCCTGTTCCGAGAATAACCCCATAGTGGGCAGTATCTTTAATTGGCAATTGCAGCCGTTTCACCAATTTTTCAGAGACAAAATTATGTGTAGCCCCACAGTCTATTAAGATCACAATGTGTTTATCCTGTAATCTTCCCCTCACTTTCATAGTTTCAGGATCATTCAAACCAACTACAGTAATTCCACACATGTTGTAGTTTCACCTGTGATTTCTATCGCACGTAACTTTGTTTTTTCAGCTTCCACTTCTTCAATAATTTCAAACTCCTCCTGTTTATCAATAACCACAAACATTCTCAGCTCACGTTGCTCTTTCATCTTGCATTTATGATCTGCTGAGTATTTCTCATTGCATCTAAAACAAAGTCCCTTTTCTCTCCTTGCT
It contains:
- the LOC127148538 gene encoding uncharacterized protein LOC127148538, producing the protein MCGITVVGLNDPETMKVRGRLQDKHIVILIDCGATHNFVSEKLVKRLQLPIKDTAHYGVILGTGTTIQGKGICESLEVQMKEWTIKEDFLPLELGRVDIILGMQWIYLLGVTVLDWKNLTLAFNDKDKQICIRGMSTWDEQDHGFLIECKTIAVASSNDTIREEKAKYGMGVQKNRWRFCVDYTTLNNVTVPDKFPIPVVEELFDELSGVTFFTKIDLKSGYHHIRMAEEDVEKTAFKTHEGYYEFLVMPFGLTNAPATF